In the genome of Fervidobacterium nodosum Rt17-B1, the window GGTTCGTCCTTTGGATCAAATAAGTAATATTCAACTATTTCAGTACCTTTTATCGGTTCTGGGTAAAGTGTCTTAAATCTTACGTATGAACCTCTGAATTTTTTAGCTTTTAATATATATCCTTGGGTAAATTCTTCTACTTTACCCGCATATTCAAAACTTACCATACATCTCCCTCCAAAAACATAGCAGTTTTTTCAATCATATCTAACGTCTTTTCATCTCTCAAAACAAATTCGAATCCATGACTACCATATGGATGGAGCAAAAGTTTGGAAGGTATCTTTTTTTCTCTTAGCTTTTTAAACATTTTAACTGAGGAAACATAAGGTACAACAGTATCTCTTAATCCATGGACTAAGAGTGTTTTTGGAAAATTATCAGGAATATTATTTACAGGCGAATATTTTTCATATACCTCTTTCGATTTTCTCGGTAATCGCTTCAACGTTGTCGCAGAAGCAAACCTTGCGAATAAAGAAGGTGATTCCCAAATATCTAACAAATCACATGGCGCATAGTAAGATACTACCCTTTCTATTTTTTCCGGAATGCGTGACGCTGTGAGAAGCGCGAGATGACCTCCAGCCGAAAGTCCCATAAGAGCTATCTTATGCTGATTTTCAAACTTTTTCATGACAAAATCAACCGCTTCTATAAGTTCATCTATAAGTTTTTCAATACCAGCCTTATAACCGCGCGTATAATCTATTGTAGCCACAATAAATCCCTTGCTAACAAGATACCTGTACCATGAAAGATTATTGGGCTGTCTGCGATATCCACTAATCCACCCACCACCGTGGGCAAAGACTACTATACCTTTAAACTTTGTCAAATTGAGTCTCTCAAGGTCTGGATAAAATATATCAAGCGAGTTTTTTTCTGTATACCTTACAGATTCTGCATACTTCCAAGTAGGCGTTTTTGGATCATTAGGTAACCTGCCGAAAATAGATTTTCTAAGGATTGGAATATTCACCAAAAAGATTATGAAAACAAAAATAGAAAAATTCCAAAAAGCCAAAAATATAGAAAATATGTAAAATAACATCTTAAAGAATAAAATCAACTTGCTTTTTACACTCCACAATATGTTCTTTTTATTCATCTAATACCCTCCAAAAATCTATTTCTATCTATTTCTCATCCAATTATATCATTTAAAATGTGGTAAAATATATTGAAATTCATAACAATGCTTAAGGAGGCTTAAGACAATGTACGGAATCGTAAAGTATCCTGTCTCCGATATGCGTTCCGAACCGAAATTCAGAAGTGAACGAATTCATCAATTGGTGTTTGGTGAAGTAGTTTTAATAAAAGATGAAAACGACAATATCAAACAAAACGACTATATCTACGCCTGCGACATTAGACTAAATTACTGCGGATACGTAAACAAACATACATTATTCATATTGGATGAAAAAGAATACAAAGATTTCTCAAAATTAAACGAGGTAAAAATCTCCGTGCCATTTTGTAAAAGCTATGGAGCCATAGAGTACCTCTTGCCATTCGGTAGCAGATTGTACACTAACAGTTCTTCAGAATATACTGAATTTTACTTACCAAACGGTAATGTTTATAAACTCGTCGATACACCATTCTATAAATCAACTGAGCCTATGGAAATCGCCATACAATTCTTAGGAGTACCGTATCTTTGGGGAGGCACATCATCGTATGGTTTTGATTGCTCAGGTTTTGTAAATAGAGTATACGATGTAATTGACATAATTCTTCCAAGGGACGCTAATCAACAAGAGAAAAGTTTACAATCAGTTGAAACTCCCAAACCGGGAGACTTATTATTTATGGAAGGTCATGTTATGATGTACATCGGAAATAACAAAATAATCCACGCAAACGGTCATGATATGTGCGTAAATATAACCGATTTGGATAGAGAAAATTACGGGAGTTATCTGAAAAGCAAAATCCGTAAAATCGGGAGAATAACTGGATAATTAAATAAAACAATTAACGTATCATAGAATATATGGTAAAATCATAAGTGTTATAAAATAAAATGGTAATTGGAGGGATAAAGATGGGCAAATACGAACTTGATATAGAAAAATACAGAAAAGCCGTTGAAAAAGTTATCTTAAGATTTGCTGAAAGAGGTTGGGAAGAAATAAAAATAGAAGAGATATGGTTTGAAACGTCTTTACCTACAGATGTCATAATCCAAGCCTTCAACGCCGGGGTGTCAATCCCTGAAGAAGTTAAACTAGTAACTTACAAGGGGAACGTAATATGGAAAAAAGAAGGATAAATAAAAATCTTATCCTATCTATAGCACTCATCATACTCTTATCTCTGAACGTTTTTTCTTTAGAAGTAAAAACTTCGGCTATATACAACTACGGCGATAGCATATTTTCGCTTTATAATTCTAACACTCCTAAAACGTACTTTGAGTTCATCTCAAATTTAACTTATTTATCTGAAAATATCCACTTCAACGCAGATGTATCATTTTTAAACAACAAAGCCTACAATGACCCATTTTCCGAAAGTTACTACGGTGGATTTTATTTTTACATAAACGATGGCTCGATATCGCTTAACCTCGGAAACTCGAAAATATCTTTTGGAAAAACACACCTTGGTGATATGGTCAAATCACCTTATTCACTTTTCGTTTCGTCTGTGAATTATCCAAGAAACACTCT includes:
- a CDS encoding alpha/beta hydrolase family protein, yielding MNKKNILWSVKSKLILFFKMLFYIFSIFLAFWNFSIFVFIIFLVNIPILRKSIFGRLPNDPKTPTWKYAESVRYTEKNSLDIFYPDLERLNLTKFKGIVVFAHGGGWISGYRRQPNNLSWYRYLVSKGFIVATIDYTRGYKAGIEKLIDELIEAVDFVMKKFENQHKIALMGLSAGGHLALLTASRIPEKIERVVSYYAPCDLLDIWESPSLFARFASATTLKRLPRKSKEVYEKYSPVNNIPDNFPKTLLVHGLRDTVVPYVSSVKMFKKLREKKIPSKLLLHPYGSHGFEFVLRDEKTLDMIEKTAMFLEGDVW
- a CDS encoding C40 family peptidase; translation: MYGIVKYPVSDMRSEPKFRSERIHQLVFGEVVLIKDENDNIKQNDYIYACDIRLNYCGYVNKHTLFILDEKEYKDFSKLNEVKISVPFCKSYGAIEYLLPFGSRLYTNSSSEYTEFYLPNGNVYKLVDTPFYKSTEPMEIAIQFLGVPYLWGGTSSYGFDCSGFVNRVYDVIDIILPRDANQQEKSLQSVETPKPGDLLFMEGHVMMYIGNNKIIHANGHDMCVNITDLDRENYGSYLKSKIRKIGRITG